The Rhodothermales bacterium genome includes the window TTTTCGGGCATCGGCGGCGCATATGCGGATGAGATCATGCACGCAGCTCGCGTGTCTCCGGTCAAGTGGACGAGTCGCCTGACGACTGACGAGAAGCGGCGTCTGTACGAATCCTGCCGGGCTGTGCTCCGTCTCTGGACGGATCGAATTCGCAACGAGACCGGCGCCGGCTGGCCCACGGTGACCGCGTTTCGGGAAGATATGGCCGTACATGGACGCTACGGTCAGCCGTGTCCGGCGTGCGGCAGCCCAGTTCAGCGTATCGTCTACGCCTCCAACGAGACCAACTACTGTCCGTCCTGCCAGACCGACGGCAAGGTGCTGGCCGACCGCTCGCTTTCGAGATTGCTGAAACAGGACTGGCCCCGTAGTCTCGAAGATCTGGAGGAACGTGGCATCACGGGTCGACAGGTCGACTGACGGTCAAGGTCGAACCTGTCGCGCTGGCACCGGTCGAGCATGTGCCGTTTCTTGCACCGGCGACGCCCCACCTCATTGCCCGACGCTGACCAATCCAGCCCGACATAAATGGAACTGACGACACTCGTCACACTTGCCGTTCTTGTTCTGGCGATATCAACCCTGTACGCGTCGGTCGGGCACGGTGGCGCATCGGGTTATCTCGCCGCCATGGCGCTCCTGTCGGTCAACGCCGCCGCAATGCGGCCGACGGCTCTCGCGCTCAACATCATCGTCGCGTCAATTGGACTTTACAAGTACTGGCGGGCCGGCTGGTTCTCATGGACGGTCCTGTGGCCGTTTGTCGTGACGTCCATCCCGGCAGCCTTTGTCGGCGGAGCAGTCGAACTGCCGGTGCATGTCTACATGCCCGTGGTCGGTGCTGCCCTGCTGTACGCGGCCTTCCGGCTCTACACGAGCAGCAGGGGCGCACTCCCAGACGTCACCCGTTCGATGCCGCGGTCCGCATCGCTGGTCACCGGCGCAGGAATCGGGCTGCTCTCGGGTCTTACCGGCGTCGGCGGCGGAATCTTCCTGAGTCCGATTCTGCTTCTCGGAGGGTGGTGCGATACGCGAACGACATCGGGTGTAGCGGCGGCGTTCATTCTCGTCAACTCGGTCGCCGGACTGGCAGGCTACGTGTCGCAGGGCGCAGGTCTGCCGGACTTCCTGCCGGTGCTGGCCGTCACCGTAGTCGTCGGAGGAGTTATCGGGGCAGAACTCGGTAGTCGTCGCCTGCCACTGCCAATGGTACGGCGGCTGCTCGCGCTCGTACTCCTTATCGCGGGGCTGAAGATGGTCTTCTCGGCGTTCGGATGAATCTGCTCCCGAACGCCAGGTCGATGAGTGGAATCCACGGCCTCTCTCCCGCGCCCAACATTCTATGGCTTCTTCTGCCGGGCAGCTTCAACCGCAAATCCGGTGACCGCACCGATGGCCAGCCCTACCAGTGGACCTCCGACCAGAAGTCCGGCTCCTCCACCCGCAATTGCACCTACAACGACCAGTTTCCCGCCTCCCGACTTGATTAGTCGGCGTAGACGCTCTGTATTCGATCCCATTATTCTGACTCCCCTTTGGCCACGCTACGACTGAATTGCCGGGATGGTTTCGATAAGGATACTTGAGAGTCACACCGAAAACCCGTTCATTCGGGATATCGGGGCACGCCTTCATCGGCTTTGCCCGCTTCGGCTCACCAAACAGGGGAAATCGTCATGGTCTCTGTCCTAGCTCTCTGGCTTCCGATCCTCGTCGCGGCCGTGTTCGTCTTTATCGTGAGCTCCATCTTACACATGGTGTTCTCGTACCATAATTCGGACTTCGGTGGTGTGCCGTCGGAGGAAGAGGTGAGGTCCGCACTGCGGAAGTTCAACATTCCAACGGGCGACTACATCATCCCGTACGCCGCAGATAACAAAGAGAGAAACACCGACGAGTTCAAAGCCAGGGCAGATGAAGGCCCGGTCGTCTTCATGCACGTCCTGCCCAACGGCATGGGCAACATGACGAGCAGCCTTATCCAATGGTTCGTCTACAGCCTGATCGTCGGAATCTTTGCCGCATACATCGCGGGCCGCGCTGTACCCGCCGGGGCGGACTATCTCGAAGTGTTCCGGTTTGCCGGTTGTACGGCGTTCGTCGGTTACTCCCTGGCACTTGTACAGAATTCAATCTGGTACAAGAAGTCGTGGAGAGCAACGTTGAAGTCCGTGTTCGACGGACTCGTCTACGCGCTGGTTACCGCCGGTGCATTCGGATGGCTGTGGCCGGCTTGACGCATCTGAACTCGACTGGATGACGGTGTCGAAATGCGGACGTGGTTCGCGTCTTCCCAGGATCAGGCGGATCAGCTCGTGGTCGTGCTTCGTTGCCGGGTCGTCGTGCTTCGCTGCAGTTCTGCGTATTCGGCTCGGCGCTCGGCCGTGGCCTGCCTGATCGACCTTACGGCATCCGAGTGCTCATCGATGTGTTGCTTGAGGCGTTCCAACTCTGAGCGCTGATATCTAGAGAGCGCAGCCAGACCTTCGAGGCGACGAACGTCCACGCTCAAGCGCTCGACGATGCGCACTTTGTCCATGAACTGCCTCTTTAGATCCAGCAGATCCGACTCCAGTTTCGTTCGCCTCTTCGCGACATCTTCCACGTTCCAACCTCATTCTTTGACTTGTTTCCCTAAGAAGAGCCACTGGCTCAACTTGTTCCGAAAATCCTCCAAATGATGAGGAAAATCCCACATTCTCGTGATTTTCATCTGGCGACCACAAAGGAGCTGCTCGACACGGCCCGATCGCTTGTAATCCGGTACACGTACGTGCCACTCGGCCAGCTGCCGGCGCTCACCGGCAGTCGGTATTGCATACCAGCGCGGAGAGGCCCATCGTGAACCGTCGCGACCATCCGACCCACGACATCGAAGACTTCTATGCGCACATATCGATCCGCGGCAAGTCGAACCTGGAAGACTCCGTCACCAGCCAGTGGATTCGGATACGGTTCGACAAACACGTCCTGCTCAGGCAGTGCGTCGTCTACCGCGACCGGATTCGCGCGGTCATCAAAAAGGATGTACACCGATCCTGAGTTCTCAAAGCCGTCGTTGCCAAATGGAACTCCGACCGCATAGTCCACCTTGCCATTCGCATCGAGATCTCCGATCGCCGTGAGGGCCTGACCGAAACGGTCACCGGCCTCCAGCCTGCCTGTGAAGCCTCCCGCAGTTGCGGAATAGTCGCCGGGCTCAAGGCCCACGAACCAGAACTCGCCGGCCTCATCCCCTGCGTCGTCTCCCCCCGGGGCGCCGACAATCACGTCGAACATCCCGTCACCGTCCAGATCACCGGGGGCAGCAAGGGACCTCCCAAAATGATCACCCGAGTCTATCAGGCCCACCAGATCTCCGGCCGCGTCGCTGATAACAGTCGCCTCGGCGACGGTCACTCCGGGACGGAGTTCGGTAAACCAGAACTCACCATGACAATCTCTTGAGAACGGTGCACCGATCGCGACCGGCAGCCCGTCGGCGTCCGGCCCTGCCAGGCGCACTACCGCCGATCCAAACGCACCATAGTCGGATAGGGCATCCGTGGCGAGACCCTTGCCGTCACTGATCTTGTCGGACTCGGCGACGGTACCGTCTCCGTTGAGTGACAGTACCCATACGGCGCCACGGTCTGATCCTCCGTCATCGTCTCCCGGCGCTCCGACAGCGATCTCCTTCGTTCCGTCCTCGCCGATGTCTCCCAGAAAAGCGACACTTCTGCCAAATAGATCGCCCGCGTCAAGCGTGCCAGTGAATCCCCCTTCGACCTCACTGATCTTCTGACTGCCGATGACACTTCCCGACTCATTCAGAAACAGGATCCAGACCGCTCCTGAACTCTCGCCAGGCCCGTCCGACGTATCGTCGTCGCCCCTTGCCCCGACGGCCACATCTCGAAAGCCATCTCCATTAAGATCGGCCAGACCGGCGACTGAGGAACCGAAGTAGTCTCCAGGGTCCAGAGCTCCGGACGGTAGCTCAAGGGCTCCCGACTTTGCGGCCGAGCCAACCGTACCGTCCGGTTTCATGAACAGCAGATACACGGCCCCTGCGTCCCTGCCACCCGCATCGTCACCTTCCGCCCCCACCGCCAGGTCAAGGACGCCGTCACGATCAATATCGCCGACCGACGCGACGGAGCTGCCGAAGAAATCTGAAAACGCGAGGAGGCTACTGCCCAGGTTTCCCTCTGTCGCGCTGATCTCTTGCTCACTGACAATTTGAGCGTGGGAATCAGGAACTGTCGCAACGGTCGCAACGGTCGCAACGGTCGCCATCAAAAGAACTACTGCAACAGGATATCTCATTGTTTATTTGGACCAGGGTGAGATTATGGTGGGGCCTGCGAATCAATTGCGCGAAGGGAAAACACCGAAAAGCGCAATGATGTAGTTAATCCCAATGAAGGGCGGCATGTTATCGTGCGGACGATCGCCTCCCGCTGTTCCGATTGTGCCTGCCGCCATGGTCGTGTTCGGAGCCGCGGCGTACTGAGGAATTCCAGATGCCGGCCGACCGGGCACGGCATCCTGCGGGCTGTCAAACGCGCCCTCGCTCGTGCTGGCATTCAACGGGTGTGTGTGGGCCGGAATGTCAGCAGCCGAGAGAGCAACAGTTTCTGTTCCGCTCTTCTCGCCGAGGCGGCGTTGGGTCAGACCCGGACCAGTGCCCGGGTGTATCGGGAATCGTCCACGGAGGTCCGGAAGCGCAAACGTCGTGCGGCCGTCACCACCATAGGTCGTCCCGAGGATCGAAAACAGGGCCTGGTTCTGGGCGATGGGGAGAAGCTGGCCGTCACACAACGCCCAGTCGCGTGGAGCGAAATTTCCCGCGAACATGATTATCTCTCCGATGAACGGCTCAACGGCGACGGGAGCGATCCCCGCCGTCTGGTCTGATGCGGCATCGGCCGATCGGCCAAACCCGAAGAGACCTAGACCTGAGAAGAGACCAAGAGATCGCAAGAATCGACGGCGCGAGTGGTCCTCGTCCGACGTTGGGCCAAGAAAGCGTCTGAGAAGTCGCATGGTACTGCAGGTTTTCTGAGAATGATATCGAGCACTAACGCACAATTTGCGAAGGTACCGTGAAGCGAGACGAACAGGCAAGTCCGGGCGCGTGGTCGGCGGCAATTACCGCAGCTCGATCCGAATCGGGATGGGATTGGGAACGAATCGAATGCCGCCTATCCCAAATCTGAGTGAAATGCCATCAAATGCGACTCAGGTGCTCCAACGGATATCCCGCGCGGAGTAAGTTGCACGGTCCGAATCACCGGGATTCGGCCACGGAAATCACCTGACCCGACACCGAGAGAAGCCACCAACCTTTGCCCCCTCCGCTGATGAATCTGGACGCGCTGACCGTCAATACCATTCGTTTCCTGGCCGTCGATGCGGTGCAACAGGCCAACTCGGGGCACCCGGGCATGCCGATGGGCTGCGCCGCCATGGCTCACGTGCTGTGGAGTCGCCACCTCAAGCACAGTCCGCAACAGCCCGACTGGCCGGACCGCGATCGCTTCGTCCTCTCCGCGGGTCATGGCTCGATGCTTCTGTACGCCCTGCTGCACCTGACGGGTTACGATTTGCCGCTCGACGAAATCAAGAACTTCCGCCAGTGGGACTCAATGACGCCCGGTCACCCGGAAGCCGGCCACACGCCGGGAGTCGAGACGACAACCGGCCCGCTCGGCCAGGGCTTCGCCAACGGCATCGGGATGGCCATCGCTGAGCGGCATCTGGCGGCGCGATTTAACAGGCCCGGATTCGAGATCTTCAATCACCACACATATGCGATCGTGTCGGACGGTGATCTGATGGAAGGGGTGTCTCACGAGGCGGCGTCGCTGGCGGGTCACCTCGGACTCGGCAAGCTCGTGTATCTCTACGACGACAATGGCATCTCGATCGACGGGAGCACGTCGCTGGCCTTCAGCGAGAACGTGCCGGAGCGTTTCGCGGCATATGGTTGGCATGTCCAATCGGTCGATGATGGAAACGACCTCGAGGCCATTGACGAGGCGATCCAGCGCGCACGTGACGAAACAGATCGTCCGTCCATCATCTGCGTTAAGACCGTAATCGGCTACGGCAGCCCGGCCAAGCAAAACACGGCGGCCTCGCATGGCTCCCCTCTCGGCGACGAAGAAGTCAAGCGCACGAAAGAGAACCTGGGATGGCCCCCGGACAAGACGTTCTACATCCCGGATGATGTCCTGACCCGTACAAGATCGGCTGTCGACGGCGGCCGCGAACTCGTGCGTGGATGGGACCGTCTGTTCAACTCTTACCTCCGGGAGTTTCCTGAAGATGGAGATCAGCTGCGCAGGTTCCTGGCCGGCGAACTGCCCGAAGATTGGGACAGCGCGTTTCCCTCCTTCGAAGCTGGTGACAAGCTGGCGACAAGGTCGGCAAGTGGCAAGACCCTTGAAGCGGTCCAGCCGGTCCTCGGAAACCTGATCGGAGGTTCGGCCGATCTCACGCCGTCGAACAACACACGCGTCAGTACGCACTCCGATTTTTCGAAGGCGACTCCGGCCGGCGGCTATCTGAGATTTGGAGTTCGCGAGCACGCCATGGCAGCGATATCGAACGGACTCGCTCTTCACGGTGGCATCCGCCCGTACTGCGCCACGTTCCTTGTGTTCAGCGACTATCTGCGCCCGAGCCTTCGCCTGAGCGCGCTGATGCAGCTGCCGGTCGTCTACGTCTTTACGCACGACTCGATCGGGCTGGGTGAAGACGGCCCCACCCACCAGGCGGTGGAGCACTTTGCGGCGCTGCGTGCGATACCGGGGCTGACGGTCATCCGACCGGCCGATGCGAACGAAACTGTCGAGGCGTGGCGCGTAGCACTACAGCGTCGCGGACCGGTCGCCCTGCTGTTGACCCGCCAGAAGCTTCCCGTGATCACAGGCAATGCAGTCGGCAGGGGGCTGGCTCTCGAGAAAGGTGCGTACATACTGCATGAGACGAGTTCCACTCCTGATCTGATCATGATGGGAACCGGCAGCGAGATGCACCTGCTCCTCGACGCCGCCGCCACGCTTGAAGAAGAGGGCCGCAGCGTGCGCGTCGTGAGCATGCCGTCGTGGGAGTTGTTCGCTGAGCAGTCGACGGACTACAGAGATTCGGTGTTGCCGCCATCCGTCACGGCGAGGTTGTCGGTTGAGGCCGGTGTAACGCTTGGCTGGGACAGATATGTGGGGCGGGGTGGTCGAGTCATCGGGCTTGATCGATTCGGCGCGTCCGCACCGGGCGAGGTGGCCATGCACAAGCTCGGGTTTTCGGTAGACAACGTGCTTGCAGCGGCCAGGTCCGTTCTCAAAGGCTAGCAGCGTGGCGGCCGAGGGCGGCCACACACCGTTCTCGATGCAAAGCCGTCTCCCCTGAACCGCTGTACGCGCCCTGCCGTTAGGCCTCGCTCCCTAACGCTTGCGTCGGGAGAGTACACGTATGATCCGTATGACGATGAGCCTGTTTCGCAAAATGGAGTGGAGGCGAATGGCAGTGCACGGTTGGGTCGGTGTCGTGCTGATCGCCGTTTGCTGGCCGGCGAACTGGTTGCTGCCGGGCCTTCGGACCCACCTCCTGTTCGCACCTCTCTGGATCGGCTTCGCACTCGTCGTCGATGCGACAGTTCTTCGAAGAACAGGCACCTCGATCATCACGCGATCGTGGAAGGACTTCGTCCTGCTGTTCGTCGTCTCGGCACCTGTGTGGTGGCTTTTCGAGCTGTTCAATCTCAGGACGGGCAACTGGATCTACGTGGGGAGGGAGCAGTTCAGCGACCTGGCATACTTCTTCCTGGCAACCCTCTCGTTCTCGACCGTCATACCCGCCGTGTTCGGAGCGGCGGAGTTGGTGGCCTCTTTCAAGTCGATATCCGCGTTGCGCAATGGGGCGGTCGTCCGATCCACGCCGTCTCTCCGGTTGCTCCTCGTCTTCCTTGGAGTCGTTTCAGCCGCACTGGTGTGGGCATGGCCCACATATTTCTACCCGCTTGTGTGGGGCGTCGTGTTCTTCCTGCTGGAACCCGTCAACCAGTGGCTCGGGCGCCCCTCAATCTTCCGTTATCTGAACCACGGTGACTGGCGACCGGTCGTGTCACTGGCCCTTGGCGCTCTCCTGTGCGGCGTCTTCTGGGAGTTCTGGAATTATTACTCGTATCCGAAGTGGACCTACCATACTCCGGGGGTCGACTTCCTGTACGTCTTCGAGATGCCGCTGCCGGGATATCTGGGCTATCTACCTTTCGGACTGGAACTGTATGTGCTGTCGAGCTTCGCTATCGGGCGGGAGTTCGTGCGCTCGGCCTGAGGGCTGTTTTCCTGCGTTGAGCAAGCACCGTATGCGGTTCACAGAATCAAATCTTCGTCCTGATCCGGGACCTCCTCAAGCGGCTCGGCATTCGGGGCATCCTGCGTGTCCATCGACACCCGTCTCCGCGCCCACCTGCATCCATTCGCGATGATGCGCAGCACGTTCTCGTCGTGATAGGTAGGATACGTTTCGTGTCCGGGCCGGAAATAGAAGATGCGGCCGTGTCCCCTTCGCCATGTACATCCTGATCTGAACACCTCGCCGCCCTGGAACCACGAAATCATGAGAAGCTCCTCGGGCTCCGGCACATCAAAGCGCTCCCCGTACATCTCTTCCCGTTCCAATTCGAAATGATCCGCGACGCCCTCCATGATGGGGTGAGACGGGGCCAGATTCCAGATACGTTCCTTTTCACCGGCCTCTCTCCATTTCAGGGAGCAATTGGTCCCCATCAAGCGGCGAAAGATCTTCGAAAAATGGCCTGAGTGCAGCACTACCAGCCCCATGCCGGCTAACACACTCTGGTAAACACGATCGACTACGTCATCGGCAACGCGGTCGTGCGCTCTGTGACCCCACCAAACGAGTACGTCGGTACGGTCGAGCGCGGCCTCTGTGAGTCCATGGTCGGGCTCCGCCAGTGTCGCGGTTTGACACGCGAAATCGCCCCGCGAGGCGATGCCCGACGCGAGTACAGCATGAATTCCATCCGGGTAGATCGCCCGGACAACGTCGTTCTCCAACTCATGCAGATACTCGTTCCAGACTGTAACTCGCACA containing:
- the tkt gene encoding transketolase; this translates as MNLDALTVNTIRFLAVDAVQQANSGHPGMPMGCAAMAHVLWSRHLKHSPQQPDWPDRDRFVLSAGHGSMLLYALLHLTGYDLPLDEIKNFRQWDSMTPGHPEAGHTPGVETTTGPLGQGFANGIGMAIAERHLAARFNRPGFEIFNHHTYAIVSDGDLMEGVSHEAASLAGHLGLGKLVYLYDDNGISIDGSTSLAFSENVPERFAAYGWHVQSVDDGNDLEAIDEAIQRARDETDRPSIICVKTVIGYGSPAKQNTAASHGSPLGDEEVKRTKENLGWPPDKTFYIPDDVLTRTRSAVDGGRELVRGWDRLFNSYLREFPEDGDQLRRFLAGELPEDWDSAFPSFEAGDKLATRSASGKTLEAVQPVLGNLIGGSADLTPSNNTRVSTHSDFSKATPAGGYLRFGVREHAMAAISNGLALHGGIRPYCATFLVFSDYLRPSLRLSALMQLPVVYVFTHDSIGLGEDGPTHQAVEHFAALRAIPGLTVIRPADANETVEAWRVALQRRGPVALLLTRQKLPVITGNAVGRGLALEKGAYILHETSSTPDLIMMGTGSEMHLLLDAAATLEEEGRSVRVVSMPSWELFAEQSTDYRDSVLPPSVTARLSVEAGVTLGWDRYVGRGGRVIGLDRFGASAPGEVAMHKLGFSVDNVLAAARSVLKG
- a CDS encoding phage tail protein, whose translation is MFAGNFAPRDWALCDGQLLPIAQNQALFSILGTTYGGDGRTTFALPDLRGRFPIHPGTGPGLTQRRLGEKSGTETVALSAADIPAHTHPLNASTSEGAFDSPQDAVPGRPASGIPQYAAAPNTTMAAGTIGTAGGDRPHDNMPPFIGINYIIALFGVFPSRN
- a CDS encoding sulfite exporter TauE/SafE family protein, which codes for MELTTLVTLAVLVLAISTLYASVGHGGASGYLAAMALLSVNAAAMRPTALALNIIVASIGLYKYWRAGWFSWTVLWPFVVTSIPAAFVGGAVELPVHVYMPVVGAALLYAAFRLYTSSRGALPDVTRSMPRSASLVTGAGIGLLSGLTGVGGGIFLSPILLLGGWCDTRTTSGVAAAFILVNSVAGLAGYVSQGAGLPDFLPVLAVTVVVGGVIGAELGSRRLPLPMVRRLLALVLLIAGLKMVFSAFG
- a CDS encoding trehalose utilization protein ThuA translates to MGESVRVTVWNEYLHELENDVVRAIYPDGIHAVLASGIASRGDFACQTATLAEPDHGLTEAALDRTDVLVWWGHRAHDRVADDVVDRVYQSVLAGMGLVVLHSGHFSKIFRRLMGTNCSLKWREAGEKERIWNLAPSHPIMEGVADHFELEREEMYGERFDVPEPEELLMISWFQGGEVFRSGCTWRRGHGRIFYFRPGHETYPTYHDENVLRIIANGCRWARRRVSMDTQDAPNAEPLEEVPDQDEDLIL
- a CDS encoding T9SS type A sorting domain-containing protein, whose amino-acid sequence is MRYPVAVVLLMATVATVATVATVPDSHAQIVSEQEISATEGNLGSSLLAFSDFFGSSVASVGDIDRDGVLDLAVGAEGDDAGGRDAGAVYLLFMKPDGTVGSAAKSGALELPSGALDPGDYFGSSVAGLADLNGDGFRDVAVGARGDDDTSDGPGESSGAVWILFLNESGSVIGSQKISEVEGGFTGTLDAGDLFGRSVAFLGDIGEDGTKEIAVGAPGDDDGGSDRGAVWVLSLNGDGTVAESDKISDGKGLATDALSDYGAFGSAVVRLAGPDADGLPVAIGAPFSRDCHGEFWFTELRPGVTVAEATVISDAAGDLVGLIDSGDHFGRSLAAPGDLDGDGMFDVIVGAPGGDDAGDEAGEFWFVGLEPGDYSATAGGFTGRLEAGDRFGQALTAIGDLDANGKVDYAVGVPFGNDGFENSGSVYILFDDRANPVAVDDALPEQDVFVEPYPNPLAGDGVFQVRLAADRYVRIEVFDVVGRMVATVHDGPLRAGMQYRLPVSAGSWPSGTYVYRITSDRAVSSSSFVVAR